Proteins encoded together in one Flavobacterium keumense window:
- a CDS encoding cytochrome C oxidase subunit IV family protein yields MSHEHVSNTSRIWKVFGILSIVTIIEVILGIIKPESLHMTNLLGMNLLNWIFYALTIFKAYYIVWAFMHIEGEKASLRNSVVYPVVFLVIYILFILLTEGDYVFEVFRNSTIKWNF; encoded by the coding sequence ATGTCACACGAACACGTATCAAATACTAGCAGAATCTGGAAAGTTTTTGGGATTCTTTCAATAGTAACAATTATAGAAGTTATCCTAGGAATTATTAAACCTGAATCGCTTCATATGACGAATCTATTAGGAATGAATTTGTTGAATTGGATATTTTATGCATTAACGATTTTTAAGGCGTATTATATTGTATGGGCTTTCATGCATATAGAAGGAGAAAAAGCTTCTTTACGAAATTCAGTAGTTTATCCAGTAGTGTTTTTAGTTATATATATTCTGTTTATTTTATTAACAGAAGGAGACTATGTTTTTGAGGTTTTTAGAAATTCTACAATTAAATGGAATTTTTAA
- the cyoE gene encoding heme o synthase produces the protein MLNTLSTISLKSIYIDFKAITKAGLAVSVVFSSIAGFVLGETDFHSFHWLVLLKLAIGGYCMVGASNAFNQVIEKDLDALMDRTKNRPIPAGRMQSNVALTIASLLTIIGIFLLYTINPKTAMFGAISIFLYTSVYTPLKTVTSLSVFVGAFPGAIPFMLGWVAATGNFGIEAGTLFLIQFFWQFPHFWAIGWFLYEDYEKAGFFMLPTGKKDKGTALQVILYTVWLIVASLLPVLGYTGQLYITPIAAIIVFLLGLWMLFYAVRLYQLRTAKAARTLMLVSVSYITLLQLVYIFDKFLR, from the coding sequence ATGCTAAATACATTGAGTACTATTTCTCTTAAATCCATTTATATCGATTTTAAAGCAATCACTAAAGCCGGTTTGGCTGTCAGTGTTGTATTTTCATCTATTGCGGGTTTCGTGTTAGGTGAGACCGATTTCCATTCATTTCATTGGCTTGTATTACTCAAATTAGCCATTGGCGGGTATTGTATGGTGGGGGCTTCTAATGCTTTTAATCAAGTGATTGAGAAAGATTTAGATGCTTTGATGGATCGGACTAAAAATAGACCCATTCCTGCTGGCAGAATGCAATCAAATGTTGCTTTGACTATTGCAAGTTTGTTGACTATAATCGGGATTTTTCTATTATATACAATCAATCCTAAAACAGCTATGTTTGGTGCGATTTCCATTTTTTTATACACCAGTGTTTATACCCCATTAAAAACAGTTACCTCTTTATCGGTATTCGTGGGGGCTTTTCCAGGAGCTATTCCATTTATGTTAGGATGGGTGGCGGCAACAGGTAATTTTGGTATTGAGGCTGGGACTTTATTTTTGATTCAGTTTTTTTGGCAATTCCCTCATTTTTGGGCAATTGGATGGTTTTTATATGAAGACTATGAAAAGGCGGGTTTCTTTATGTTGCCAACAGGAAAAAAAGATAAAGGAACGGCACTCCAAGTAATTTTATATACGGTTTGGTTGATTGTTGCGTCGCTTTTGCCAGTTTTAGGATATACAGGGCAATTATATATTACACCAATTGCTGCGATTATTGTGTTTTTGTTAGGCCTCTGGATGTTGTTTTATGCTGTGAGATTGTATCAATTACGCACCGCTAAAGCGGCAAGAACTTTAATGTTAGTAAGTGTTTCGTATATTACTTTGTTGCAATTAGTTTATATATTTGACAAATTTTTAAGATAG
- a CDS encoding cytochrome c oxidase subunit 3 produces MGATVTTANSEEKTWGGGNEPMGASYGKLMMWFFIVSDALTFSGFLAAYGFSRFKFIETWPLADEVFTHFPFMHGVSAPMYYVALMTFILIFSSVTMVLAVDAGHQLNKKKVTIYMFLTIIGGLIFVGSQAWEWKNFIKGEYGAIETKGGSLLQFVDKEGHRVALADFAATLPEEREQLSRNKAKWFMDEPTLPTYSVAEVQAGFAAHPDLLIRTETITKDKKKTVLSREESEARLKEAKIVVEGANLIRNEYGNKLFADFFFFITGFHGFHVFSGVIINIIIFFNVLLGTYEKRKSYEMVEKVGLYWHFVDLVWVFVFTVFYLV; encoded by the coding sequence ATGGGAGCGACAGTTACTACTGCAAATAGTGAAGAAAAAACTTGGGGAGGCGGAAATGAGCCAATGGGAGCAAGTTATGGAAAATTAATGATGTGGTTTTTTATCGTATCAGATGCCTTAACATTCTCTGGATTTTTAGCTGCTTACGGTTTTTCTAGATTTAAATTTATTGAAACATGGCCTTTGGCTGATGAAGTGTTTACACACTTTCCATTTATGCATGGAGTATCTGCTCCAATGTACTATGTGGCATTGATGACATTTATCTTGATTTTTTCATCAGTTACAATGGTTTTGGCAGTTGATGCAGGACATCAGTTAAACAAAAAGAAAGTAACTATTTATATGTTTTTGACGATCATCGGAGGTTTAATTTTCGTTGGTTCTCAAGCATGGGAATGGAAAAATTTTATTAAGGGAGAATACGGTGCTATCGAAACAAAAGGAGGTAGTTTGCTTCAGTTTGTTGATAAAGAAGGACATAGAGTGGCCTTAGCTGATTTTGCTGCGACCTTACCTGAAGAGAGAGAACAGTTGTCAAGAAATAAAGCTAAATGGTTTATGGATGAACCAACCTTACCAACGTATTCAGTTGCAGAGGTTCAAGCTGGTTTTGCTGCTCATCCAGACTTGTTAATAAGAACAGAGACAATAACTAAAGACAAAAAGAAAACAGTTTTGTCCAGAGAAGAGTCTGAAGCAAGATTAAAAGAGGCAAAAATTGTGGTGGAAGGAGCTAATTTAATCAGAAACGAATATGGTAATAAGTTATTTGCTGATTTCTTCTTTTTTATAACAGGATTCCACGGTTTCCACGTTTTTTCAGGAGTTATCATTAATATCATTATCTTTTTTAATGTTCTTTTAGGAACTTATGAAAAAAGAAAGAGTTATGAAATGGTTGAAAAAGTGGGGTTATACTGGCACTTTGTAGATTTAGTATGGGTATTTGTTTTTACAGTATTCTATCTTGTTTAA
- a CDS encoding VanZ family protein, with protein sequence MLKNIFFWIALCWTGVVSFFCLTSSNDIPTVNIPNLDKFVHAFFYFVFTILWFLFFKKQVKKKNQFKFLVVAVCFSLLFGIGIEILQDKLTTTRSGDCFDVLANLIGTIIAFSFVLFAKQIKKNQNTNE encoded by the coding sequence GTGCTTAAAAATATCTTTTTTTGGATTGCATTGTGCTGGACAGGAGTGGTAAGCTTTTTTTGTTTGACTTCTTCTAATGATATTCCAACGGTTAACATTCCAAATTTAGATAAATTTGTTCACGCTTTTTTTTATTTTGTTTTTACCATACTTTGGTTTTTGTTTTTCAAAAAACAAGTTAAAAAAAAGAATCAGTTTAAGTTTCTTGTAGTTGCTGTTTGTTTTTCTTTATTATTTGGAATAGGAATTGAAATTTTGCAAGACAAATTGACCACAACAAGAAGCGGAGATTGTTTTGATGTATTGGCAAATTTAATAGGTACAATTATCGCGTTTAGTTTTGTGCTTTTTGCTAAGCAAATAAAGAAAAATCAGAATACAAATGAATAG
- a CDS encoding cytochrome c oxidase subunit 3, whose product MNMTMIQDEEKARKSRSAKLILLFAMVSMTMMFAGLTSAFVVSKSRADWLKDFQLPSAFYISTAAIIGCSVTFHLAKKAIQRDDRSKTTAFLLSTLALGVLFVILQFVGFGQIISEGYYFTGQASSITTTFLYIVTLMHLLHLAGGIISLLIIIYNHFKQKYNSTQTLGIELGAMYWHFLDILWVYLFLFLFFFK is encoded by the coding sequence ATGAATATGACAATGATACAAGACGAAGAAAAAGCCAGAAAATCAAGGTCGGCTAAGTTGATTTTATTGTTTGCGATGGTTAGTATGACCATGATGTTTGCAGGTCTTACAAGTGCTTTTGTGGTGAGTAAATCAAGGGCCGATTGGTTGAAAGATTTTCAATTACCATCAGCTTTTTACATAAGTACAGCTGCAATTATAGGGTGTAGTGTAACATTTCATTTGGCTAAAAAAGCAATACAAAGGGATGATCGCTCTAAAACTACTGCATTTCTTTTAAGTACTTTAGCGTTAGGAGTGTTATTTGTAATTTTGCAATTTGTTGGTTTTGGGCAGATAATTTCTGAAGGGTATTATTTTACGGGTCAAGCGAGTTCTATTACAACTACCTTTCTTTACATTGTTACGTTAATGCACCTGTTGCACTTGGCGGGAGGGATAATTTCACTTTTAATTATAATTTATAATCATTTTAAACAAAAATACAATTCAACACAAACTCTTGGAATTGAGCTGGGTGCGATGTATTGGCACTTTCTTGATATTCTTTGGGTTTATTTATTTTTATTTTTATTTTTCTTTAAATAA
- a CDS encoding MFS transporter, translating to MKIQPTSVISFALFLITLAVNISMPLFRPYAEVAGFNNGQTALVLATYILGMLPCYVFLGGISDRIGRKPVLLFSLFLALASNLTITVFPTVYALIFARFFQGVALALSMGTGTAYISEILASNVNASVRAANATSMATAIGFSGGAFMTSIALLIHFTYLPITYFVAIVITLLGIVLAFFLPKLPPIGGNLVRLPYFPKGSFPVNLSIAICWATTGVVIAIIPTQLATFHLTAYAGFCLVLINWTGGFMQPFIRKRFQPKTSLKLGFAIIPFGFGLVILGSYLGMLPVVLLGTAFIGSAAYGFSYQGGLAIIADLGGSQKARAVSGYMFFGYVGFGIPAVVLGFLADAVGIVTSLLTFEVVILFLSLYLYLTFDKAKD from the coding sequence ATGAAAATACAACCTACTTCTGTTATATCGTTTGCTCTTTTCTTGATAACTTTAGCGGTTAACATATCAATGCCGCTTTTTAGACCGTATGCTGAGGTGGCGGGATTCAATAACGGTCAGACGGCTTTGGTATTAGCGACTTATATTTTAGGTATGCTACCTTGTTATGTATTCCTAGGTGGTATTTCAGATCGAATAGGTAGGAAGCCAGTCCTGCTTTTTAGTTTATTTTTGGCTTTAGCTTCGAATCTTACGATAACGGTGTTTCCAACAGTTTACGCGTTGATTTTTGCTCGGTTTTTTCAAGGTGTGGCTTTGGCATTAAGCATGGGAACAGGTACGGCTTATATTTCAGAGATTCTTGCTTCAAATGTGAATGCGTCTGTTCGTGCTGCTAATGCTACTTCAATGGCAACAGCAATTGGCTTTAGTGGAGGCGCCTTTATGACAAGTATTGCTTTATTGATCCATTTTACTTATTTACCTATCACTTATTTTGTAGCTATTGTCATTACGCTATTGGGAATTGTATTGGCTTTTTTTCTTCCCAAATTGCCTCCTATTGGAGGAAACCTAGTTCGATTACCGTATTTTCCTAAAGGGTCATTTCCGGTTAATTTGTCAATTGCAATTTGCTGGGCTACTACAGGAGTGGTTATTGCAATCATCCCTACTCAATTGGCCACATTCCATTTAACAGCTTATGCGGGATTTTGTTTGGTACTAATTAATTGGACAGGTGGATTCATGCAGCCATTTATCCGTAAAAGATTTCAGCCTAAAACAAGTCTTAAATTAGGATTTGCGATTATTCCTTTTGGTTTCGGATTAGTGATTTTAGGGTCCTATTTGGGAATGTTACCAGTTGTTTTGTTAGGGACCGCTTTTATTGGTTCTGCAGCCTATGGATTTAGTTATCAAGGAGGATTAGCTATAATTGCTGATCTAGGAGGCAGTCAAAAAGCACGTGCTGTTTCGGGCTATATGTTTTTTGGTTATGTTGGGTTTGGTATTCCAGCTGTAGTATTAGGATTTTTAGCAGATGCGGTAGGAATAGTAACTTCATTATTGACTTTTGAAGTTGTAATCCTGTTTTTGAGTTTGTATTTGTATCTAACTTTTGATAAAGCAAAAGATTGA
- the gcvH gene encoding glycine cleavage system protein GcvH: MNIPANLKYTKDHEWVSIDGDVATVGITDFAQKELGDIVYVEVETLDQTLDKDEVFGTVEAVKTVSDLFLPLSGEIIEFNEELESTPESVNSDPYGAGWMIKVKVSDLGEVDTLLSSEAYKELIGA; this comes from the coding sequence ATGAATATACCTGCAAATTTAAAGTACACAAAAGATCACGAATGGGTAAGCATTGATGGAGATGTTGCTACCGTTGGAATTACTGATTTCGCTCAAAAAGAATTGGGTGATATCGTTTATGTTGAGGTTGAAACTTTAGATCAAACTTTGGATAAAGACGAAGTTTTTGGAACAGTAGAAGCAGTTAAAACAGTTTCTGATTTGTTTTTGCCTTTGTCTGGCGAAATTATTGAATTCAACGAAGAATTGGAAAGTACTCCAGAAAGTGTGAATTCAGATCCTTATGGAGCAGGTTGGATGATAAAAGTAAAGGTTTCTGATTTGGGAGAAGTAGATACATTACTTTCAAGTGAGGCCTACAAAGAATTGATTGGTGCTTAA